The proteins below are encoded in one region of Helianthus annuus cultivar XRQ/B chromosome 2, HanXRQr2.0-SUNRISE, whole genome shotgun sequence:
- the LOC110908836 gene encoding uncharacterized protein LOC110908836 isoform X1 gives MVFTEEKECVGVYHRVGKEGRVLVSSNCISEEERLRLSQIDKTEKDKEKERKRKRKRLLRFSSIDKMSMKPAAYKRRMKVRRRFNGELKDMIKLSSNDEAFRLSWKTLSEIIDFIRSRKTPTPNTYRQWDEYARSFYRKMCTCFGVDYQHLEATPPQLETHPVPKGKSYMSRLAESGVGFVLRTLSWAEGKKHFEPKTHIEEEPGPVQIIQPATEEMSFDEFMDTVLDRLEIIYATLILDGAFDFGLYSPGTGPDRIPYHLHLLLKEAVYIMSNTNDKKDLKMVEEKICFFMTYFHSHVPSSFRYNRRLASYNVDSYHSTREPRYMLDGYTLYPHISFLMWGWDPRARLSPQEMVEIMNIIHSRKTPSFWGMSSEEISFYCKLCSCFRIEYHYLEGAREDAVCLMNVRRN, from the exons ATGGTTTTCACCGAGGAGAAGGAGTGTGTGGGCGTATATCATCGAGTCGGCAAGGAGGGGAGGGTGTTGGTCTCTTCAAATTGTATCAG TGAGGAGGAGAGGCTACGCCTATCTCAAATCGACAAGACGGAGAAGGATAAGGAGAaggagaggaagaggaagaggaagaggctGCTGCGGTTCTCTTCAATAGACAAGATGAG TATGAAGCCAGCAGCATATAAGAGGAGGATGAAG GTGAGGAGGAGGTTCAATGGCGAGTTAAAGGACATGATTAAGCTTAGCAGTAACGATGAGGCTTTTCGTCTTTCATGGAAGACGCTTAGTGAAATTATAGATTTTATTCGCTCACGGAAGACTCCTACTCCTAACACATATCGGCAGTGGGATGAGTACGCCAGATCATTCTATCGTAAAATGTGTACCTGCTTTGGTGTTGATTATCAGCATTTAGAGGCCACTCCTCCTCAACTg GAGACCCACCCCGTGCCAAAAGGGAAGTCATATATGTCTCGTTTAGCAGAG AGTGGTGTGGGGTTTGTTTTGAGGACCCTCTCCTGGGCAGAAGGGAAGAAGCATTTTGAACCG AAAACGCACATCGAGGAGGAGCCGGGCCCCGTGCAAATCATCCAACCAGCAACAGAAGAGATGTCATTTGACGAGTTTATGGACACG GTATTGGATAGACTTGAGATTATTTACGCGACGTTGATCCTTGACGGGGCATTCGACTTCGGTCTTTATTCTCCTGGGACTGGACCCGACCGTATTCCGTATCATTTGCATTTGTTGCTTAAGGAAGCAGTTTATATCATGAGCAACACGAATGATAAGAAAGATTTGAAAATGGTTGAAGAAAAAATTTGCTTCTTTATGACCTACTTTCACTCTCATGTGCCATCTTCGTTTAGAta CAATCGGCGCCTGGCCAGTTACAACGTTGACTCCTATCACAGCACGCGTGAGCCTAGATACATGCTGGACGGTTACACCCTTTACCCCCATATATCCTTCCTCATGTGGGGGTGGGATCCGAGGGCCCGTCTCTCGCCACAAGAGATGGTTGAAATTATGAATATTATCCACTCACGGAAGACACCGTCATTTTGGGGGATGAGCTCTGAGGAGATATCATTCTACTGTAAACTATGTTCCTGCTTTCGGATTGAATACCATTATTTAGAGGGCGCTCGTGAGGATGCTGTGTGTTTGATGAATGTGAGACGAAACTAA
- the LOC110908836 gene encoding uncharacterized protein LOC110908836 isoform X2 codes for MVFTEEKECVGVYHRVGKEGRVLVSSNCISEEERLRLSQIDKTEKDKEKERKRKRKRLLRFSSIDKMSMKPAAYKRRMKVRRRFNGELKDMIKLSSNDEAFRLSWKTLSEIIDFIRSRKTPTPNTYRQWDEYARSFYRKMCTCFGVDYQHLEATPPQLETHPVPKGKSYMSRLAESGVGFVLRTLSWAEGKKHFEPKTHIEEEPGPVQIIQPATEEMSFDEFMDTVLDRLEIIYATLILDGAFDFGLYSPGTGPDRIPYHLHLLLKEAVYIMSNTNDKKDLKMQSAPGQLQR; via the exons ATGGTTTTCACCGAGGAGAAGGAGTGTGTGGGCGTATATCATCGAGTCGGCAAGGAGGGGAGGGTGTTGGTCTCTTCAAATTGTATCAG TGAGGAGGAGAGGCTACGCCTATCTCAAATCGACAAGACGGAGAAGGATAAGGAGAaggagaggaagaggaagaggaagaggctGCTGCGGTTCTCTTCAATAGACAAGATGAG TATGAAGCCAGCAGCATATAAGAGGAGGATGAAG GTGAGGAGGAGGTTCAATGGCGAGTTAAAGGACATGATTAAGCTTAGCAGTAACGATGAGGCTTTTCGTCTTTCATGGAAGACGCTTAGTGAAATTATAGATTTTATTCGCTCACGGAAGACTCCTACTCCTAACACATATCGGCAGTGGGATGAGTACGCCAGATCATTCTATCGTAAAATGTGTACCTGCTTTGGTGTTGATTATCAGCATTTAGAGGCCACTCCTCCTCAACTg GAGACCCACCCCGTGCCAAAAGGGAAGTCATATATGTCTCGTTTAGCAGAG AGTGGTGTGGGGTTTGTTTTGAGGACCCTCTCCTGGGCAGAAGGGAAGAAGCATTTTGAACCG AAAACGCACATCGAGGAGGAGCCGGGCCCCGTGCAAATCATCCAACCAGCAACAGAAGAGATGTCATTTGACGAGTTTATGGACACG GTATTGGATAGACTTGAGATTATTTACGCGACGTTGATCCTTGACGGGGCATTCGACTTCGGTCTTTATTCTCCTGGGACTGGACCCGACCGTATTCCGTATCATTTGCATTTGTTGCTTAAGGAAGCAGTTTATATCATGAGCAACACGAATGATAAGAAAGATTTGAAAATG CAATCGGCGCCTGGCCAGTTACAACGTTGA
- the LOC110908358 gene encoding uncharacterized protein LOC110908358 produces MVGNRCSKNFPKKFLESTSIDSDGFPVYRRRDSGHTVVKKGVTLDNRNVVPYNKKLLKRYQAHINVEWCNQAGSIKYLFKYINKGPDRATVAVFDSDRGPDEEIPKDEIKEYYEARYVSACEASWRIFATDVHYRYPSVMRLPFHLPGQQNVVFSCDDDIEDVLHKPQVNSSIFLEWMKMNNSKPEARELTYVQFPSKYVWKLKDRCWQPRQNYVVIGRIYSASPSLSEAYYLRILLTKVKGPRSFEEIRTYESVVYPTFRDACYARGLLDDDNEYIECIKESSFTGNGHYLRSLFGTLLLSNTLSRPEVVWEKTWELMSEDILYNMRKDTGMSGFVVSDERLKNITLTKIEKFLLRNGSSLHRFSTMPYPNNDYLMTESNRLINEELSFDTDELRGEFNNLHSSLNEDQRAVYNEIMNVVRSGKGGVFFVYGYGGTGKTFLWKTLGASIRSTGHIVINVASSGIASLLLSRGRTAHSRFHIPINLNEDSVCHIKPNTEVANLLNQAKLIIWDEAPMVHKHAFEALDRTMKDVLSVFDSRNSELPFGGKAIVFGGDFRQILPVVQNGSRQDIVNASLCSSHIWSNCKVLKLTTNMRLSVGSSSSNIEEINLFGKWLLEIGEGNVGDSNDGDSNIEIPDHLLITDENDPIQALIDFVYPSVLDRFKDRDYFSERAILAPKNEVVHDINDRLLALFPGEEVEYLSSDSLCPTEEINDPLHQDLYNPDVLNSVKVSGLPNHRLVLKLGVPVMLLRNIDQQNGLCNGTRLQITRLGKRVIEAEILSGSNVGSRTYIPRISMIPSDKKNTLQVSTKGQSLSRVGLYLRDLVFSHGQLYVALSRVKTKDGVKVLIFDKDGRPTNKTANVVYKEIFGKL; encoded by the exons ATGGTTGGGAACCGTTGTTCTAAGAACTTTCCAAAGAAGTTTTTGGAATCCACTTCCATTGATTCTGATGGATTTCCCGTTTATAGGAGAAGAGATTCTGGTCACACGGTTGTGAAGAAGGGTGTTACTTTGGACAATAGGAATGTAGTTCCATACAACAAAAAGCTTCTTAAAAGGTACCAGGCGCACATCAACGTCGAGTGGTGCAATCAGGCGGGTTCAATTAAgtatttgtttaaatatattaataaaggaCCTGATCGAGCCACGGTTGCTGTTTTTGATTCAGACAGAGGTCCAGATGAGGAGATCCCAAAAGATGAAATTAAAGAATATTACGAAGCTAGATATGTTTCCGCATGTGAAGCAAGCTGGAGAATATTTGCCACTGATGTTCATTATCGGTATCCTTCTGTCATGAGATTACCTTTTCATCTTCCAGGACAACAAAATGTTGTATTTAGTTGTGACGACGATATTGAGGATGTCTTACACAAACCTCAAGTAAATTCATCTATTTTCTTAGAATGGATGAAGATGAACAATTCTAAGCCTGAAGCAAGAGAACTTACTTATGTTCAGTTTCCTTCAAAATATGTGTGGAAGTTAAAAGATCGTTGCTGGCAGCCACGTCAAAATTATGTTGTTATTGGGAGAATATATTCTGCGTCTCCTTCTCTTAGTGAGGCTTATTATCTAAGAATTCTTCTTACCAAGGTTAAAGGACCAAGATCATTTGAAGAAATCAGAACATATGAAAGTGTTGTTTATCCTACTTTTAGGGATGCGTGTTATGCACGTGGCCTGTTAGATGATGACAATGAATATATCGAGTGTATTAAAGAATCCAGTTTCACTGGGAACGGTCATTATCTTCGTTCTTTGTTTGGAACACTACTTTTGTCTAATACGCTTTCAAGACCTGAAGTTGTTTGGGAGAAAACGTGGGAGCTAATGTCCGAGGACATTTTATACAATATGCGTAAAGATACTGGCATGAGcg GATTCGTTGTATCAGATGAACGTTTAAAGAATATAACATTGACCAAAATCGAAAAATTTCTTCTTCGTAATGGATCCAGCTTGCACAGGTTCTCAACGATGCCTTATCCTAATAATGACTATCTAATGACCGAGAGCAACCGTTTGATAAATGAGGAGCTTTCTTTTGACACTGATGAACTTAGGGGTGAGTTCAATAATCTTCACAGCTCTCTAAACGAAGATCAAAGAGCAGTGTATAATGAAATTATGAATGTTGTTCGAAGTGGAAAGGGTGGTGTGTTTTTTGTGTACGGTTATGGTGGTACGGGCAAGACTTTTTTGTGGAAAACTTTAGGTGCATCCATTAGATCCACTGGACATATCGTTATTAATGTTGCTTCAAGTGGTATTGCATCTTTGTTGCTATCACGAGGTCGTACTGCTCACTCACGATTTCATATTCCTATTAATCTCAATGAAGATTCGGTCTGCCATATCAAGCCTAATACTGAAGTCGCTAATCTTCTAAACCAAGCCAAGTTAATTATTTGGGACGAGGCACCGATGGTACACAAACATGCTTTTGAGGCTCTTGATCGTACAATGAAGGATGTTTTGAGTGTATTTGATTCACGAAATTCAGAACTTCCATTTGGTGGAAAAGCTATTGTCTTTGGTGGTGACTTTAGACAAATCCTACCTGTTGTACAAAATGGAAGCAGGCAAGATATTGTAAACGCATCTTTATGTTCATCCCACATCTGGTCCAATTGCAAGGTGTTAAAATTGACAACCAACATGCGTTTATCGGTAGGATCCAGTAGCTCAAACATCGAGGAAATAAATCTATTTGGTAAATGGCTTCTAGAGATTGGCGAAGGCAATGTTGGTGATTCTAACGATGGTGATTCTAATATTGAAATACCTGATCATCTTTTGATAACTGATGAAAATGATCCGATTCAAGCTTTGATTGACTTTGTATATCCTTCAGTTTTGGATCGTTTTAAAGACCGTGACTACTTTTCTGAAAGAGCTATACTCGCTCCTAAGAATGAAGTTGTTCATGATATAAATGACCGTTTGCTTGCTTTGTTTCCGGGTGAAGAGGTAGAGTATCTTAGCTCTGATAGTTTATGTCCTACTGAGGAGATTAATGATCCGTTACATCAAGATTTATATAATCCAGATGTGTTAAACAGTGTGAAAGTTTCTGGATTACCAAATCATAGATTGGTATTGAAATTGGGTGTTCCGGTAATGCTTTTGAGGAATATTGACCAGCAAAACGGTTTGTGCAATGGTACGCGTCTTCAAATCACACGTCTTGGTAAACGTGTTATCGAGGCTGAGATATTATCGGGAAGTAATGTTGGTTCAAGAACTTACATCCCAAGAATTAGCATGATACCATCTGACAAAAAAAATACCCTTCAAGTTTCAACGAAG GGACAATCTCTATCCAGAGTTGGTCTATACCTTAGAGACCTCGTGTTCTCACATGGTCAGCTTTATGTTGCTTTGTCGAGAGTAAAGACTAAGGATGGCGTTAAGGTTCTAATATTCGACAAAGATGGGAGACCAACAAACAAAACTGCAAACGTGGTTTACAAAGAAATTTTTGGGAAATTGTAG
- the LOC110908366 gene encoding uncharacterized protein LOC110908366: MENEGQITLLNDIDALSTNYTIKVKIVSLWRKKMRANERETYRIDMILMDEMGTKIQASCLHKLFSKFERHLIVDECLIIKRPSLAANTTFFKIVPNNQKLSFYYHTFVEKCKKWEGPQYVFNFVDFNDVLSQKIKEGTTVDFIGYVCVCYNIEDTNKKDGSKGKRVNLKLQDIEDVQIDLTLWDDYAKDMYSYMVSEKREAHVVVVVHFGAVKTYKGKWGLSNNFDGSRLFINDNFDDMLLFRQKFLAKLAASTESSSHAGSYIMCSVEDEFLKNDVFSPIAYLGSIIEPKKVVVVGTIVAIVSDKMWYYDGCNYCKSKVEQKFETYDKDDGTSDVKDEKLYQCSNKDCNGKEVFPLSRFKIPVRVQDSTGTVTLTLFDHEAMKFVGKTAKELIEIQDELLKSNENPGEYPVEFESLLNLKCAFVIKVSDFNIVNAVENYGISVVTTDEDILDKLNKKFKIDQLDVSDSFGMTQSELQATGGDSFKIYFYFFKDADSYTGDNTTPVSKDYVCDLKQPSSDMKRNLDDVYLNDEGLGSSAILCGVNKMQNTFKQLTSYSSERPHPGIADEGKYRRWLRKIYLDYKKSKSTALPAYFVRDCNNQNH, translated from the exons ATGGAAAACGAAGGTCAGATAACCTTGTTGAACGATATCGATGCTCTTAGCACAAACTACACTATCAAGGTTAAAATTGTTAGTttgtggaggaagaagatgagagCTAATGAAAGAGAGACTTATCGTATAGATATGATACTGATGGATGAAATG GGTACCAAGATTCAAGCATCTTGCTTGCATAAGCTATTTTCAAAGTTTGAGAGGCATCTTATTGTTGATGAATGCCTTATCATAAAACGACCTTCTCTTGCTGCTAACACCACTTTTTTCAAGATTGTACCTAACAATCAGAAGTTATCTTTTTACTACCACACGTTTGTGGAAAAGTGCAAAAAATGGGAGGGTCCGCAATATGTTTtcaattttgttgattttaaTGATGTTCTATCACAGAAAATAAAGGAGGGTACAACAGTAG ATTTCATtggttatgtttgtgtttgttataACATCGAGGATACGAACAAAAAGGATGGTAGTAAAGGGAAACGCGTTAATCTTAAGCTTCAAGATATTGA AGATGTTCAGATCGATTTAACTCTTTGGGATGATTACGCTAAGGACATGTATTCTTACATGGTTAGTGAAAAGCGTGAAGCACATGTTGTCGTTGTTGTCCATTTTGGTGCTGTTAAGACATACAAAG GTAAATGGGGTTTGTCTAATAACTTTGATGGTTCACGACTTTTCATTAACGACAACTTTGATGATATGCTATTGTTTAGGCAAAA GTTTCTTGCAAAACTTGCTGCTTCAACTGAGTCAAGTAGCCATGCTGGGTCATATATCATGTGTTCTGTCGAAGATGAATTTTTAAAGAACGATGTTTTTTCACCAATTGCTTATCTTGGATCAATTATAGAG CCAAAGaaagttgttgttgttggaaCTATCGTTGCAATTGTTTCAGATAAGATGTGGTATTATGATGGGTGTAACTATTGCAAGTCCAAGGTTGAGCAAAAGTTTGAAACATATGATAAGGATGATGGAACAAGTGATGTTAAAGATGAGAAGTTGTATCAATGTTCTAACAAGGATTGTAATGGTAAAGAAGTTTTCCCGTTGTCCAG GTTTAAAATACCGGTTCGTGTTCAAGATTCAACCGGTACGGTGACACTTACATTGTTTGATCATGAGGCGATGAAGTTTGTTGGTAAAACTGCAAAGGAACTTATAGAAATTCAGGACGAG TTATTGAAGTCGAATGAGAATCCCGGAGAATATCCAGTTGAATTTGAATCATTGCTAAACCTAAAGTGTGCTTTCGTGATTAAAGTAAGTGACTTTAATATTGTCAATGCTGTCGAGAATTATGGAATCTCAGTTGTTACCACTGATGAAGACATCTTGGATAAGCTGaacaaaaaattcaaaattgacCAA CTTGATGTATCTGATTCTTTTGGTATGACTCAGTCTGAGCTCCAAGCTACTGGTGGTGACAGTTTTAAg atttatttttatttctttaaGGATGCGGATTCTTACACTGGCGATAACACCACACCTGTGTCAAAGGATTACGTGTGTGACTTGAAGCAACCATCTTCTGATATGAAGCGTAACCTGGATGATGTTTATTTGAATGATGAGGGATTGGGGTCGTCAGCGA TACTCTGTGGTGTTAACAAAATGCAGAATACGTTTAAACAACTTACTTCATATTCTTCTGAACGTCCACACCCTGGCATCG CTGACGAAGGTAAGTATAGACGTTGGTTAAGAAAAATATATCTTGATTATAAGAAGTCAAAATCAACAGCACTTCCGGCTTATTTTGTTAGAg ATTGTAATAACCAAAACCATTGA
- the LOC110908374 gene encoding WD-40 repeat-containing protein MSI4, whose amino-acid sequence MFDRRNLTGNGIGSPIHIFENHKAAVLCVQWSPDKSSVFGSSAEDGVLNIWDHNKIGELSGPSTKPAQGLLFRHSGHRDKVVDFHWNAHDPWTIVSVSDDNESTGGGGTLQIWRMIDLIYRPQEEVITELDKFKSHILTCSSEQNS is encoded by the exons ATGTTTGATCGTCGGAATCTCACTGGAAATGGGATTGGATCACCCATCCACATATTTGAGAATCACAAGGCCGCTGTTCTTTGTGTACag TGGTCTCCAGACAAATCATCCGTCTTTGGCAGTTCGGCAGAAGATGGAGTCTTGAACATCTGGGATCATAATAAG ATTGGGGAACTTTCTGGTCCATCCACAAAACCGGCACAAGGCTTATTGTTCCGTCATTCTGGGCACAG GGACAAGGTGGTTGATTTTCATTGGAACGCACATGATCCATGGACAATCGTTAGTGTATCTGACGACAATGAAAGTACTGGTGGCGGTGGTACCTTACAG ATATGGCGGATGATTGATTTAATTTATCGCCCACAAGAGGAGGTTATAACCGAGCTGGATAAGTTCAAATCTCACATTCTCACTTGCTCCTCAGAACAGAACTCTTAG